In Acanthochromis polyacanthus isolate Apoly-LR-REF ecotype Palm Island chromosome 15, KAUST_Apoly_ChrSc, whole genome shotgun sequence, a single genomic region encodes these proteins:
- the vps8 gene encoding vacuolar protein sorting-associated protein 8 homolog isoform X3 yields MSQSPDTRSLVSASSQLNLMEVDSIDDKEFDIPQVDTPPTLESILSELEDEEEPFVLEDTCVLNTDNMDAHSCDTSSLASSDSGDPAHLKRKRRTVDLNATVHGSVLRHSLLKGISAQIVSAADKVDAGLPTAITVSGVIAVGTSHGLALVFDTNQALRLCLGTKTTGAEFGAVSALSINHDCSRLLCGFAKGQITMWDLANGKLLRTITDAHPPGTAILHVKFTDDPTLAVCNDSGGSVFELAFRRVMGMRSCDSRCLFSGSKGEVCCIEPLHAPPDFRDHPITHYSLLAMASLTKILVIGLKPTLKVWMTFPYSKSDPSSVPQLAWQFVPVQKTVNPILAFCKGDTVHFLQVKKEETGTIHVIKQRQLHLSCDIISLSWINSRTLVLVDSHEKLQVVDRPSQEVLETLDLEQVQLVYNSRHFKSLATGGNVSQALALVGEKACYQSVSSYAGQIVYLGTKSAHIMTLRNWRERIDCWLKQEHFVEALSLAWSFHEGTAKAVVGLFGDPLKRKGVVSDKMVEILFQFTEYALKKCPEQGKIQVMEQHFQDVVPVLVEYCLLLQRADLLFNQLYAQLVENTVAKGVFLESLESYIVADRLGHLTPPIMRDLLAHYHDNGMMDSLERCIVHLDVTSLDIQQVVRVCWENQLYDAMIYVFNSGMNDYITPMEKLFAVIVPTLKEGRSLTDEDVVMGNKLLVYISCCLAGRAYPIGDIPEDLVVQVKNQVFEFLIRLHSTDSSEEEEVFPFIHTLLHFDTREFLNVLAMTFEDFKNDKQALEYQQRIVDILLKVMVDNPDFTPSQVGGLFTFLARQLAKPDNTLFVNRKLFDQVLEFLCCPDDDSRHTERQQVEVLLELLQVGGVVQFNEERLLTLAEKAKFYQICEFLYEKKHLYDKIIDCYLQDPLRKWEIFSYIHNLLSMPGYSPEEKQTVKNKARQHMQELITLDPSKSADLVLFHFVDEVQQIISELQDDQILFKFLSCLLEPREGPHSESLLPVERDLNELLLDLLCRFAPHQLLSFLHTSQHYRLEEAIQITEKYHCNEARAYLLQKKGDVQGAFAVLLETLNQKLCLLTAETDGGVEGENRGQNKDEEDSESTLTRVKDSLNDIIVFCHQSCQNLDQPQRESLWFPLLDSMMASQKQVKGHNAKHISDVLKELTMEVLNCMSSFISLPAIIQQILQDPVYGRGKLAEIQGLILGMLDTFNYEQTLLETTTSLLNHDLHWSLAHLRAAVTRGLHPRQDYCNICLQHYKRRQDSAEEIIVFSCGHLYHFQCLQQKNCGWGSAAEVQQRWRCYKCSSSQGGRSGISSEPKRSRSTSLAQTHLTSVHHDGGAVAHRKKVFVEATLDLQQEQSWDQIRSLYQGPSRLSILSELSHGHSHGKPAF; encoded by the exons ttagaggatgaggaggaaccATTTGTGTTGGAAGACACCTGTGTGTTAAACACAGACAACATGGATGCCCACTCCTGTGACACCTCCTCTCTGGCCAGCTCTGACAGTGGAGACCCAGCTCACCTCAAACG aaagaggaggacagTGGATCTGAATGCAACCGTTCATGGGTCCGTCCTTCGACACAGTCTGCTCAAAGGCATCTCTGCACAAATCGTGTCTGCTGCT GACAAAGTGGATGCTGGACTGCCAACAGCTATA ACGGTGTCAGGTGTGATTGCTGTGGGAACATCTCATGGTCTGGCTCTGGTCTTTG ACACCAACCAGGCTCTGCGGCTCTGTCTGGGTACCAAGACAACTGGAGCAGAGTTCGGAGCTGTCTCTGCCCTTAGCATCAACCATGATTGCTCACGACTTCTCTGTGGGTTTGCCAAAGGACAG ATTACAATGTGGGACCTAGCCAATGGGAAGCTTCTGAGAACTATCACTGATGCCCACCCTCCAGGGACCGCTATACTGCACGTGAAG TTCACAGATGATCCAACTCTTGCAGTGTGCAATGACAGTGGAGGATCTGTTTTCGAGCTGGCTTTCAG GAGGGTGATGGGGATGCGGTCGTGTGATTCTCGATGTCTGTTTAGTGGCTCCAAAGGGGAGGTCTGTTGTATTGAACCTTTGCATGCTCCTCCAGACTTCAGAGACCATCCTATCACACACTACTCTCTGCTGGCTATGGCCTCTCTCACTAAG ATTTTGGTCATCGGACTGAAGCCCACCCTAAAAGTGTGGATGACTTTTCCCTACAGCAAG TCTGATCCGTCCAGTGTTCCTCAGCTGGCCTGGCAGTTTGTTCCTGTTCAGAAGACGGTCAATCCGATCCTGGCGTTTTGCAAAGGAGATACAGTCCACTTCCTCCAG gtaAAGAAGGAGGAGACAGGGACCATCCATGTCATCAAACAAAGACAACTCCACCTCAGCTGTGACATCATTAGCCTAAGT TGGATTAACAGTCGTACACTGGTTCTGGTGGACAGCCACGAGAAACTGCAGGTTGTGGACCGGCCCAGTCAGGAGGTTTTGGAGACTCTGGACTTGGAGCAGGTGCAACTAGTCTATAACAGCCGACATTTCAAATCGCTGGCCACCGGAGGGAATGTCTCCCAGGCTCTG GCTTTAGTTGGAGAAAAGGCCTGTTACCAGTCTGTCTCCAGCTACGCAGGACAGATCGTCTATTTGGGCACAAAG TCTGCTCACATCATGACTCTAAGGAACTGGAGAGAG CGCATTGACTGCTGGCTGAAGCAGGAACATTTTGTTGAGGCTCTTTCTTTGGCCTGGTCCTTCCACGAAGGAACTGCTAAAGCTGTCGTTG GCCTGTTTGGTGATCCACTGAAAAGGAAAGGAGTGGTCAGTGACAAG aTGGTAGAGATCCTTTTCCAGTTCACAGAGTATGCTTTGAAGAAGTGTCCAGAACAAGGCAAGATCCAAGTCATGGAGCAACATTTCCAG gATGTTGTTCCAGTCCTGGTGGAATACTGCTTGCTGCTACAGAGGGC TGACTTACTGTTCAACCAGTTGTATGCTCAGCTGGTGGAGAACACGGTTGCTAAAGGCGTCTTCCTGGAGTCTCTGGAGTCGTACATTGTTGCTGACCGCCTTGGCCACCTCACCCCACCCATTATGAGGGACCTCCTGGCCCATTACCATGACAATGGCATGATGGACAGCCTGGAGAGGTGCATTGTGCATCTAGATGTCACCAGCCTGGACATACAAcag GTGGTTCGAGTGTGTTGGGAGAACCAGCTCTATGATGCAATGATCTACGTTTTCAACAGCGGTATGAACGACTACATTACTCCAATGGAG aaacTCTTTGCAGTCATTGTCCCAACATTGAAGGAAGGGAGGAGCTTAACTG atgaagatgttGTGATGGGAAACAAACTGCTGGTGTACATAAG ctgctgtcTTGCAGGAAGGGCATATCCAATAGGAGACATCCCTGAAGACCTTGTGGTTCAAGTCAAGAACCAG gTGTTTGAATTCCTGATCCGTCTCCATTCAACTGACtcctcagaggaggaggaagtttTTCCATTTATTCATACACTCCTCCACTTTGATACCCGGGAATTTCTCAATGTCCTTGCCATG ACATTTGAAGACTTTAAGAATGACAAGCAGGCCCTTGAGTACCAGCAGAGGATAGTGGACATCTTACTGAAG GTTATGGTGGACAACCCAGACTTTACTCCTTCCCAGGTCGGTGGACTCTTCACCTTTCTGGCTCGACAATTGGCCAAACCAGACAACACACTTTTTGTCAACAGGAAGCTCTTTGATCAG GTTCTGGAGTTCCTGTGTTGCCCAGATGATGACTCCCGGCACACTGAGAGGCAACAGGTTGAA GTTCTGCTGGAGCTGTTGCAGGTCGGAGGTGTGGTCCAGTTTAATGAAGAAAGGCTGCTCACTTTGGCAGAGAAGGCCAAGTT CTACCAAATCTGTGAATTTCTTTATGAGAAGAAGCATCTGTATGACAAGATAATTGATTGCTACCTGCAAGACCCCCTCAGAAAG TGGGAGATCTTTAGCTACATCCACAATCTGCTGTCCATGCCCGGCTACAGCCCTGAGGAGAAACAAACAGTCAAGAACAAAGCACGGCAACATATGCAG GAGCTGATAACCCTCGACCCCAGCAAATCAGCTGACCTTgtgctgtttcattttgtggatgAGGTGCAGCAAATCATCTCTGAGCTGCAG GATGACCAGATACTTTTCAAATTCCTCAGCTGCCTCTTGGAACCAAG GGAAGGCCCTCATTCAGAGTCCCTCCTCCCTGTGGAACGTGACCTCAATGAGCTTCTGCTGGACTTACTGTGTCGTTTTGCACCCCACCAGCTTCTGAGCTTCCTCCACACCTCCCAGCACTACAGGCTGGAAGAAGCCATACAA ATAACAGAGAAATACCACTGCAATGAAGCTAGAGCCTATCTACTGCAGAAGAAAGGAGATGTTCAAGGAGCCTTTGCTGTCTTGTTAGAG ACACTGAACCAAAAACTATGTCTCCTCACTGCTGAGACTGACGGAGGAGTTGAAGGAGAAAACAGAGGTCAGAATAAGGACGAGGAAGACAGTGAATCAACGCTAACAAGAGTAAAGGATTCACTGAACGACATCATCGTCTTCTGTCATCAAAGTTGCCAGAACCTTGACCAGCCACAAAGAGAG TCTCTCTGGTTTCCACTTCTGGACTCCATGATGGCTTCTCAGAAACAAGTGAAAGGCCACAATGCCAAACACATCTCTGACG tgCTAAAGGAGCTGACGATGGAGGTTCTCAACTGTATGAGCAGCTTTATTTCTTTGCCTGCCATAATTCAGCAAATATTGCAG GACCCCGTCTATGGCAGAGGGAAGTTAGCAGAGATTCAAGGCCTCATTCTGGGGATGCTGGACACTTTTAACTATGAGCAG ACATTACTCGAAACAACCACCAGTCTGTTGAACCACGACCTCCACTGGTCCCTGGCTCACCTACGTGCTGCCGTCACACGAGGACTCCACCCACGTCAAGACTACTGTAACATCTGCCTCCAGCACTACAAGAGGAGGCAAGATTCAGCAGAGGAGATCATTGTGTTCAG CTGTGGCCACCTGTACCACTTTCAGTGCCTGCAGCAGAAGAACTGTGGGTGGGGATCTGCTGCAGAGGTCCAGCAGCGGTGGAGGTGCTACAAGTGTTCCTCCAGTCAGGGAGGAAGGAGTGGAATTTCCTCTGAACCAAAGAGAAGCCGCAGCACATCTCTTGCTcag ACTCATCTTACATCAGTGCATCATGACGGAGGAGCGGTGGCTCACAGGAAGAAG
- the vps8 gene encoding vacuolar protein sorting-associated protein 8 homolog isoform X2 encodes MSQSPDTRSLVSASSQLNLMEVDSIDDKEFDIPQVDTPPTLESILSELEDEEEPFVLEDTCVLNTDNMDAHSCDTSSLASSDSGDPAHLKRKRRTVDLNATVHGSVLRHSLLKGISAQIVSAADKVDAGLPTAITVSGVIAVGTSHGLALVFGKDTNQALRLCLGTKTTGAEFGAVSALSINHDCSRLLCGFAKGQITMWDLANGKLLRTITDAHPPGTAILHVKFTDDPTLAVCNDSGGSVFELAFRRVMGMRSCDSRCLFSGSKGEVCCIEPLHAPPDFRDHPITHYSLLAMASLTKILVIGLKPTLKVWMTFPYSKSDPSSVPQLAWQFVPVQKTVNPILAFCKGDTVHFLQVKKEETGTIHVIKQRQLHLSCDIISLSWINSRTLVLVDSHEKLQVVDRPSQEVLETLDLEQVQLVYNSRHFKSLATGGNVSQALALVGEKACYQSVSSYAGQIVYLGTKSAHIMTLRNWRERIDCWLKQEHFVEALSLAWSFHEGTAKAVVGLFGDPLKRKGVVSDKMVEILFQFTEYALKKCPEQGKIQVMEQHFQDVVPVLVEYCLLLQRADLLFNQLYAQLVENTVAKGVFLESLESYIVADRLGHLTPPIMRDLLAHYHDNGMMDSLERCIVHLDVTSLDIQQVVRVCWENQLYDAMIYVFNSGMNDYITPMEKLFAVIVPTLKEGRSLTDEDVVMGNKLLVYISCCLAGRAYPIGDIPEDLVVQVKNQVFEFLIRLHSTDSSEEEEVFPFIHTLLHFDTREFLNVLAMTFEDFKNDKQALEYQQRIVDILLKVMVDNPDFTPSQVGGLFTFLARQLAKPDNTLFVNRKLFDQVLEFLCCPDDDSRHTERQQVLLELLQVGGVVQFNEERLLTLAEKAKFYQICEFLYEKKHLYDKIIDCYLQDPLRKWEIFSYIHNLLSMPGYSPEEKQTVKNKARQHMQELITLDPSKSADLVLFHFVDEVQQIISELQDDQILFKFLSCLLEPREGPHSESLLPVERDLNELLLDLLCRFAPHQLLSFLHTSQHYRLEEAIQITEKYHCNEARAYLLQKKGDVQGAFAVLLETLNQKLCLLTAETDGGVEGENRGQNKDEEDSESTLTRVKDSLNDIIVFCHQSCQNLDQPQRESLWFPLLDSMMASQKQVKGHNAKHISDVLKELTMEVLNCMSSFISLPAIIQQILQDPVYGRGKLAEIQGLILGMLDTFNYEQTLLETTTSLLNHDLHWSLAHLRAAVTRGLHPRQDYCNICLQHYKRRQDSAEEIIVFSCGHLYHFQCLQQKNCGWGSAAEVQQRWRCYKCSSSQGGRSGISSEPKRSRSTSLAQTHLTSVHHDGGAVAHRKKVFVEATLDLQQEQSWDQIRSLYQGPSRLSILSELSHGHSHGKPAF; translated from the exons ttagaggatgaggaggaaccATTTGTGTTGGAAGACACCTGTGTGTTAAACACAGACAACATGGATGCCCACTCCTGTGACACCTCCTCTCTGGCCAGCTCTGACAGTGGAGACCCAGCTCACCTCAAACG aaagaggaggacagTGGATCTGAATGCAACCGTTCATGGGTCCGTCCTTCGACACAGTCTGCTCAAAGGCATCTCTGCACAAATCGTGTCTGCTGCT GACAAAGTGGATGCTGGACTGCCAACAGCTATA ACGGTGTCAGGTGTGATTGCTGTGGGAACATCTCATGGTCTGGCTCTGGTCTTTG GCAAAG ACACCAACCAGGCTCTGCGGCTCTGTCTGGGTACCAAGACAACTGGAGCAGAGTTCGGAGCTGTCTCTGCCCTTAGCATCAACCATGATTGCTCACGACTTCTCTGTGGGTTTGCCAAAGGACAG ATTACAATGTGGGACCTAGCCAATGGGAAGCTTCTGAGAACTATCACTGATGCCCACCCTCCAGGGACCGCTATACTGCACGTGAAG TTCACAGATGATCCAACTCTTGCAGTGTGCAATGACAGTGGAGGATCTGTTTTCGAGCTGGCTTTCAG GAGGGTGATGGGGATGCGGTCGTGTGATTCTCGATGTCTGTTTAGTGGCTCCAAAGGGGAGGTCTGTTGTATTGAACCTTTGCATGCTCCTCCAGACTTCAGAGACCATCCTATCACACACTACTCTCTGCTGGCTATGGCCTCTCTCACTAAG ATTTTGGTCATCGGACTGAAGCCCACCCTAAAAGTGTGGATGACTTTTCCCTACAGCAAG TCTGATCCGTCCAGTGTTCCTCAGCTGGCCTGGCAGTTTGTTCCTGTTCAGAAGACGGTCAATCCGATCCTGGCGTTTTGCAAAGGAGATACAGTCCACTTCCTCCAG gtaAAGAAGGAGGAGACAGGGACCATCCATGTCATCAAACAAAGACAACTCCACCTCAGCTGTGACATCATTAGCCTAAGT TGGATTAACAGTCGTACACTGGTTCTGGTGGACAGCCACGAGAAACTGCAGGTTGTGGACCGGCCCAGTCAGGAGGTTTTGGAGACTCTGGACTTGGAGCAGGTGCAACTAGTCTATAACAGCCGACATTTCAAATCGCTGGCCACCGGAGGGAATGTCTCCCAGGCTCTG GCTTTAGTTGGAGAAAAGGCCTGTTACCAGTCTGTCTCCAGCTACGCAGGACAGATCGTCTATTTGGGCACAAAG TCTGCTCACATCATGACTCTAAGGAACTGGAGAGAG CGCATTGACTGCTGGCTGAAGCAGGAACATTTTGTTGAGGCTCTTTCTTTGGCCTGGTCCTTCCACGAAGGAACTGCTAAAGCTGTCGTTG GCCTGTTTGGTGATCCACTGAAAAGGAAAGGAGTGGTCAGTGACAAG aTGGTAGAGATCCTTTTCCAGTTCACAGAGTATGCTTTGAAGAAGTGTCCAGAACAAGGCAAGATCCAAGTCATGGAGCAACATTTCCAG gATGTTGTTCCAGTCCTGGTGGAATACTGCTTGCTGCTACAGAGGGC TGACTTACTGTTCAACCAGTTGTATGCTCAGCTGGTGGAGAACACGGTTGCTAAAGGCGTCTTCCTGGAGTCTCTGGAGTCGTACATTGTTGCTGACCGCCTTGGCCACCTCACCCCACCCATTATGAGGGACCTCCTGGCCCATTACCATGACAATGGCATGATGGACAGCCTGGAGAGGTGCATTGTGCATCTAGATGTCACCAGCCTGGACATACAAcag GTGGTTCGAGTGTGTTGGGAGAACCAGCTCTATGATGCAATGATCTACGTTTTCAACAGCGGTATGAACGACTACATTACTCCAATGGAG aaacTCTTTGCAGTCATTGTCCCAACATTGAAGGAAGGGAGGAGCTTAACTG atgaagatgttGTGATGGGAAACAAACTGCTGGTGTACATAAG ctgctgtcTTGCAGGAAGGGCATATCCAATAGGAGACATCCCTGAAGACCTTGTGGTTCAAGTCAAGAACCAG gTGTTTGAATTCCTGATCCGTCTCCATTCAACTGACtcctcagaggaggaggaagtttTTCCATTTATTCATACACTCCTCCACTTTGATACCCGGGAATTTCTCAATGTCCTTGCCATG ACATTTGAAGACTTTAAGAATGACAAGCAGGCCCTTGAGTACCAGCAGAGGATAGTGGACATCTTACTGAAG GTTATGGTGGACAACCCAGACTTTACTCCTTCCCAGGTCGGTGGACTCTTCACCTTTCTGGCTCGACAATTGGCCAAACCAGACAACACACTTTTTGTCAACAGGAAGCTCTTTGATCAG GTTCTGGAGTTCCTGTGTTGCCCAGATGATGACTCCCGGCACACTGAGAGGCAACAG GTTCTGCTGGAGCTGTTGCAGGTCGGAGGTGTGGTCCAGTTTAATGAAGAAAGGCTGCTCACTTTGGCAGAGAAGGCCAAGTT CTACCAAATCTGTGAATTTCTTTATGAGAAGAAGCATCTGTATGACAAGATAATTGATTGCTACCTGCAAGACCCCCTCAGAAAG TGGGAGATCTTTAGCTACATCCACAATCTGCTGTCCATGCCCGGCTACAGCCCTGAGGAGAAACAAACAGTCAAGAACAAAGCACGGCAACATATGCAG GAGCTGATAACCCTCGACCCCAGCAAATCAGCTGACCTTgtgctgtttcattttgtggatgAGGTGCAGCAAATCATCTCTGAGCTGCAG GATGACCAGATACTTTTCAAATTCCTCAGCTGCCTCTTGGAACCAAG GGAAGGCCCTCATTCAGAGTCCCTCCTCCCTGTGGAACGTGACCTCAATGAGCTTCTGCTGGACTTACTGTGTCGTTTTGCACCCCACCAGCTTCTGAGCTTCCTCCACACCTCCCAGCACTACAGGCTGGAAGAAGCCATACAA ATAACAGAGAAATACCACTGCAATGAAGCTAGAGCCTATCTACTGCAGAAGAAAGGAGATGTTCAAGGAGCCTTTGCTGTCTTGTTAGAG ACACTGAACCAAAAACTATGTCTCCTCACTGCTGAGACTGACGGAGGAGTTGAAGGAGAAAACAGAGGTCAGAATAAGGACGAGGAAGACAGTGAATCAACGCTAACAAGAGTAAAGGATTCACTGAACGACATCATCGTCTTCTGTCATCAAAGTTGCCAGAACCTTGACCAGCCACAAAGAGAG TCTCTCTGGTTTCCACTTCTGGACTCCATGATGGCTTCTCAGAAACAAGTGAAAGGCCACAATGCCAAACACATCTCTGACG tgCTAAAGGAGCTGACGATGGAGGTTCTCAACTGTATGAGCAGCTTTATTTCTTTGCCTGCCATAATTCAGCAAATATTGCAG GACCCCGTCTATGGCAGAGGGAAGTTAGCAGAGATTCAAGGCCTCATTCTGGGGATGCTGGACACTTTTAACTATGAGCAG ACATTACTCGAAACAACCACCAGTCTGTTGAACCACGACCTCCACTGGTCCCTGGCTCACCTACGTGCTGCCGTCACACGAGGACTCCACCCACGTCAAGACTACTGTAACATCTGCCTCCAGCACTACAAGAGGAGGCAAGATTCAGCAGAGGAGATCATTGTGTTCAG CTGTGGCCACCTGTACCACTTTCAGTGCCTGCAGCAGAAGAACTGTGGGTGGGGATCTGCTGCAGAGGTCCAGCAGCGGTGGAGGTGCTACAAGTGTTCCTCCAGTCAGGGAGGAAGGAGTGGAATTTCCTCTGAACCAAAGAGAAGCCGCAGCACATCTCTTGCTcag ACTCATCTTACATCAGTGCATCATGACGGAGGAGCGGTGGCTCACAGGAAGAAG